One Deinococcus grandis DNA window includes the following coding sequences:
- a CDS encoding lysophospholipid acyltransferase family protein: MTAPDIPQRHAWATGLLSLSVRRSVRGSLGGVWVRGPLPGGGAVLAPNHHSWWDGYVLREVALACSQPFSVLMTGRQLARFPFLRRVGALRADEVRAGVRRARAGWLVVFPEGELHPAGPLRGVQPGAAWIARHAGVPLVPVALRVVLRGAQFPEAFVRVGPPVAAAELPGALAALLAELDADLLGSDPEAPLAGYLRLVPGRASRSDRVDWPSRLLAWLTGDRA; the protein is encoded by the coding sequence TTGACCGCCCCTGACATCCCGCAGCGGCACGCCTGGGCGACCGGGCTGCTGTCCCTGAGCGTCCGCCGCAGCGTGCGGGGCTCTCTGGGCGGGGTGTGGGTGCGCGGCCCACTGCCGGGCGGCGGGGCGGTGCTCGCCCCGAACCATCACAGCTGGTGGGACGGGTACGTGCTGCGCGAGGTGGCCCTGGCGTGCAGCCAGCCGTTCAGCGTGCTGATGACGGGACGGCAGCTGGCCCGCTTTCCGTTCCTGCGGCGGGTGGGGGCGCTGCGTGCGGACGAGGTGAGGGCCGGGGTGCGCCGCGCCCGCGCGGGCTGGCTGGTGGTCTTCCCCGAGGGCGAACTGCACCCGGCGGGGCCGCTGCGGGGCGTGCAGCCGGGCGCGGCGTGGATCGCGCGGCATGCCGGGGTGCCGCTGGTGCCGGTGGCGCTGCGGGTGGTGCTGCGCGGCGCGCAGTTCCCGGAGGCGTTTGTGCGCGTCGGGCCGCCGGTCGCCGCCGCTGAGCTGCCGGGTGCCCTGGCGGCGCTGCTGGCCGAACTGGACGCCGACCTGCTGGGCAGCGACCCGGAGGCCCCGCTGGCCGGGTACCTGCGGCTGGTGCCGGGCCGCGCGAGCCGCTCGGACCGGGTGGACTGGCCGTCGCGGCTGCTGGCGTGGCTGACCGGGGACCGCGCATGA
- a CDS encoding carotenoid biosynthesis protein: MRVSLSHTVWRAGLAFAALGVAFLGALLVMSGLAVGWALIALGLPLAGVLALAGDALGRDFAGVLASRFAGLLAVTRPWMWFVALYVALKIPVPLWPDGFPVLGLASTGALFVAALLFVWERENAWKAGLMALVAFVLGLGVEVLGSRTGIPFGLYSYATAPGPLLLSVPLIVPLGWFALTLTATSLSGGRPWLAGLLMLLWDVGLEPLMTAQRYWLWSDPLPLWAGAPVQNFLGWWGVGWLISWAFTGLAPRLFGLRREEWAWALPWQARDFPPHRGPSLSLLPGRAARGADFRVVYPIEAFFLPGGLVLVGRFVEAGVTLAAMLGGLWLARRVTRFDRP; encoded by the coding sequence GTGAGGGTGTCCCTCTCCCACACCGTGTGGCGGGCCGGCTTGGCGTTCGCGGCGCTGGGCGTGGCGTTCCTGGGGGCGCTGCTGGTCATGTCCGGTCTGGCGGTGGGCTGGGCGCTGATCGCGCTGGGGCTGCCGCTGGCGGGCGTGCTGGCGCTGGCGGGGGACGCGCTGGGCCGGGACTTCGCGGGGGTGCTGGCGTCGCGCTTCGCGGGGCTGCTGGCGGTGACGCGCCCATGGATGTGGTTCGTGGCGCTGTACGTGGCGCTGAAGATCCCGGTGCCGCTGTGGCCGGACGGCTTTCCGGTGCTGGGGCTGGCGAGCACGGGCGCGCTGTTCGTGGCGGCGCTGCTGTTCGTGTGGGAGCGCGAGAACGCCTGGAAGGCGGGGCTGATGGCGCTGGTGGCGTTCGTGCTGGGCCTGGGCGTGGAGGTGCTGGGGAGCCGCACCGGGATTCCGTTCGGGCTGTACTCGTACGCGACCGCGCCGGGGCCGCTGCTGCTGAGCGTGCCGCTGATCGTGCCGCTGGGCTGGTTCGCGCTGACGCTGACCGCCACGAGCCTCTCGGGCGGGCGGCCCTGGCTGGCGGGGCTGCTGATGCTGCTGTGGGACGTGGGCCTGGAGCCGCTGATGACCGCGCAGCGCTACTGGCTCTGGAGTGATCCGCTGCCGCTGTGGGCGGGCGCGCCGGTGCAGAACTTCCTGGGCTGGTGGGGGGTGGGGTGGCTGATCTCGTGGGCGTTCACGGGCCTCGCCCCGCGGCTGTTCGGGCTACGGCGGGAGGAGTGGGCGTGGGCGCTGCCGTGGCAGGCACGGGACTTCCCGCCCCACCGGGGGCCGAGCCTGAGCCTGCTGCCGGGCCGCGCGGCGCGGGGCGCTGATTTCCGCGTGGTGTACCCCATTGAGGCGTTCTTTCTGCCGGGCGGGCTGGTGCTGGTGGGCCGGTTCGTTGAGGCCGGGGTGACGCTGGCGGCGATGCTGGGGGGCCTGTGGCTGGCGCGGCGGGTGACGCGCTTTGACCGCCCCTGA
- a CDS encoding NUDIX domain-containing protein gives MIRRMGAGVAVLRGEEVLLVRRGDNALWDVPGGGADAGESREDTARRELREETGLSVGALRSLGVFPHRHTYPDGNVVAWETHVFTADFAGGVPRASDDAAEVRWWPLSALPVDVSGATRAYFAALTAVRA, from the coding sequence TTGATCCGCCGTATGGGTGCAGGCGTTGCGGTCCTGCGGGGTGAGGAGGTGCTGCTGGTTCGCCGGGGCGATAACGCCCTGTGGGACGTGCCGGGCGGCGGCGCGGACGCCGGGGAGTCACGCGAGGACACCGCGCGGCGAGAACTGCGCGAGGAGACGGGCCTGAGCGTGGGCGCGCTGCGCTCCCTGGGCGTGTTTCCACACCGGCACACGTACCCGGACGGGAACGTGGTCGCCTGGGAGACGCACGTGTTCACGGCGGACTTCGCGGGTGGGGTGCCGCGCGCCTCGGATGACGCGGCGGAGGTCCGCTGGTGGCCCCTCTCAGCCCTGCCGGTGGACGTGTCCGGCGCGACCCGCGCGTACTTCGCGGCGTTGACGGCGGTGCGGGCGTGA
- a CDS encoding phytoene desaturase family protein — protein MPDFDVIVMGAGHNALVTAAYAAKAGLRVGVFERRHIVGGAVSTEELVPGYRFDYGGSAHILIRMTPVVRELELTRHGLHYLEVDPMFHASDGETPWFIHRDAGRTARELEALFPGQGEAYTKFLDDWTPFARSVADLFNSAPGPLDMGKMVVSSGKGKDWMEQLPRILRPYGDVAREYFTEERVRAPLVWMAAQSGPPPSDPLSAPFLLWHPLYHEGGVARPKGGSGGLTKALKRAIESDGGQVFVNAPVKDILVKDGKAQGVRLASGETYTARAVVSGTHVLTTAGALPDEYVPPAARQVRVGNGFGMILRLALSEKVKYRNHTEPDSRVGLGLLIKNEGQLMKGYGEYLAGEPTSDPPLIAMSFSAVDDSLAPPGGDVLWLWAQYYPYELSSGSWETRTAEARENILNAFEHYAPGTRDTIVGELVQTPQWLETNLGLHRGNVMHLEMSFDQMFSFRPWMKASQYRWPGVQGLYLTGASTHPGGGIMGASGRNAAQVLVKDLTRRRWR, from the coding sequence ATGCCGGATTTCGACGTGATCGTGATGGGCGCAGGCCACAACGCGCTGGTGACCGCCGCGTACGCCGCGAAGGCGGGCCTACGGGTGGGCGTGTTCGAGCGGCGGCACATCGTCGGCGGGGCCGTGAGCACCGAGGAACTCGTGCCGGGGTACCGCTTCGATTACGGCGGGAGCGCACACATCCTGATCCGCATGACGCCCGTGGTGCGGGAACTGGAACTCACGCGGCACGGCCTGCACTACCTGGAGGTCGACCCGATGTTCCACGCGTCGGACGGGGAGACGCCGTGGTTCATCCACCGCGACGCGGGGCGCACCGCGCGGGAACTGGAAGCCCTGTTCCCCGGTCAGGGCGAGGCGTACACGAAATTTCTGGACGACTGGACGCCCTTTGCGCGCTCCGTGGCGGACCTGTTCAACTCCGCGCCAGGACCGCTGGACATGGGCAAGATGGTCGTCAGCAGCGGGAAGGGCAAGGACTGGATGGAGCAACTGCCCCGCATTCTGCGCCCGTACGGGGACGTGGCGCGGGAGTACTTCACCGAGGAGCGGGTGCGCGCCCCGCTGGTGTGGATGGCGGCGCAGAGCGGGCCGCCCCCCAGTGACCCGCTGAGTGCACCGTTCCTGCTGTGGCACCCCCTGTACCACGAGGGCGGCGTGGCGCGGCCCAAGGGCGGCAGCGGCGGCCTGACGAAAGCCCTGAAGCGCGCCATCGAATCCGACGGCGGGCAGGTGTTCGTGAACGCCCCCGTGAAGGACATTCTGGTGAAGGACGGCAAGGCGCAGGGCGTGCGACTGGCCAGCGGTGAGACGTACACCGCGCGGGCCGTCGTGTCCGGCACGCACGTCCTCACCACGGCGGGCGCGCTGCCCGACGAGTACGTCCCGCCCGCCGCGCGGCAGGTCCGGGTCGGGAACGGCTTCGGGATGATCCTCCGCCTCGCCCTGAGCGAGAAGGTCAAGTACCGGAACCACACCGAACCGGACAGCCGCGTCGGCCTGGGCCTGCTGATCAAAAACGAGGGGCAGCTCATGAAAGGCTACGGCGAGTACCTCGCGGGCGAACCCACCAGCGACCCGCCGCTGATCGCCATGAGCTTCAGCGCCGTGGACGACTCGCTGGCCCCTCCGGGCGGGGACGTGCTGTGGCTGTGGGCGCAGTACTACCCCTACGAACTGAGCAGCGGCTCCTGGGAAACCCGCACCGCCGAAGCCCGCGAGAACATCCTCAACGCCTTCGAACACTACGCGCCCGGCACCCGCGACACCATCGTCGGGGAACTCGTCCAGACGCCGCAGTGGCTGGAAACGAACCTCGGCCTGCACCGCGGGAACGTCATGCACCTCGAAATGAGCTTCGACCAGATGTTCTCCTTCCGCCCCTGGATGAAGGCCAGCCAGTACCGCTGGCCCGGCGTGCAGGGCCTCTACCTCACAGGTGCGAGCACCCACCCCGGCGGCGGCATCATGGGCGCCTCGGGCCGCAACGCCGCGCAGGTCCTCGTGAAAGACCTGACGCGCCGCCGCTGGCGGTGA
- a CDS encoding GNAT family N-acetyltransferase — MTSFTIRRLGPEDGPALAQVARDETDFTDEPPSPPLTPDAARAYLSDPGVWHWHAEDAGGNPVGFLMAYVHRRRHGEPLDVMFEEIGVRRSWRRRGVGRALVDALHAQMRGHGIGSVWVAADSEEARAFYEACGYELDELQGVILSRAGDEGAY, encoded by the coding sequence ATGACCTCATTCACGATCCGCCGCCTCGGACCTGAGGACGGGCCTGCACTGGCGCAGGTCGCGCGGGACGAGACCGACTTCACGGACGAACCGCCCAGCCCACCCCTGACCCCGGACGCCGCCCGGGCATACCTGAGTGACCCGGGCGTGTGGCACTGGCACGCCGAGGACGCAGGCGGCAATCCGGTGGGCTTCCTGATGGCGTACGTGCACCGCCGCCGTCACGGCGAGCCGCTGGACGTGATGTTCGAGGAGATCGGCGTGCGCCGGTCCTGGCGGCGTCGGGGCGTGGGCCGCGCCCTGGTGGACGCCCTGCACGCCCAGATGCGGGGGCACGGGATCGGCAGCGTGTGGGTCGCGGCAGACAGCGAGGAGGCGCGGGCGTTCTACGAGGCCTGCGGGTACGAACTCGACGAGTTGCAGGGCGTGATCCTCAGCCGGGCAGGTGATGAAGGAGCATATTGA
- a CDS encoding helix-turn-helix transcriptional regulator — MVAKTNRRPTPAPLHNRLPVLRAERGLSRQDLAAAVDVNYQTIGYLERGEYAPSLDLAFRLSEYFGLPIEAIFSRTPFTPLSETVYGGPT; from the coding sequence ATGGTTGCCAAAACGAACCGGCGGCCCACGCCCGCACCCCTCCACAACCGCCTGCCCGTCCTGCGCGCCGAACGGGGCCTCAGCCGCCAGGATCTCGCCGCCGCGGTCGACGTGAACTACCAGACCATCGGCTATCTCGAACGCGGCGAATACGCCCCCAGCCTCGACCTCGCCTTCCGCCTCAGCGAGTACTTCGGCCTGCCCATCGAGGCGATCTTCAGCCGCACGCCCTTCACGCCACTCAGCGAGACCGTGTACGGAGGCCCCACATGA
- a CDS encoding aminotransferase class IV — translation MTELPSTLNDPAWNDPAWLHGATAFTTVRTRHGQPLLWAAHIERLRVTCDFLGLPNPDPTPPTLDPHPWGLLRVTVTAHGTLHTHRPLTPGPRPQSGVSVRVTDLQIHPQLGAHKTGNYLPYRLAATQAHPHFEGWLQDIGGHVVDGSRTSPLLEIGGDLVVPEGGLPSVTRAAYLTGRPHDTRPVHTRQLAHVTRAWLCGSGTGLVPIRRIDGHTDDLPTHWPAPDDPVLGWPDGD, via the coding sequence GTGACCGAGTTGCCCAGCACTCTGAACGACCCAGCCTGGAACGACCCCGCGTGGCTGCACGGCGCGACCGCCTTCACCACCGTCCGCACCCGCCACGGGCAGCCGCTGCTGTGGGCCGCGCACATCGAGCGGCTGCGCGTCACCTGCGACTTCCTGGGCCTCCCCAATCCCGACCCCACCCCACCTACGCTGGACCCGCACCCCTGGGGGCTGCTGCGCGTCACCGTCACCGCCCACGGCACCCTGCACACCCACCGGCCCCTCACGCCCGGCCCCCGCCCCCAGTCGGGCGTCAGCGTGCGCGTCACCGACCTGCAGATCCACCCGCAACTCGGCGCGCACAAGACCGGGAACTACCTCCCATACCGCCTCGCCGCCACGCAGGCCCACCCGCACTTCGAAGGCTGGCTTCAGGACATAGGCGGGCACGTCGTGGACGGCAGCCGCACCTCCCCGCTGCTGGAGATCGGCGGGGACCTCGTCGTTCCCGAAGGCGGGCTGCCCTCCGTCACCCGCGCCGCGTACCTCACGGGCCGCCCGCACGACACGCGGCCCGTCCACACCCGCCAACTCGCCCACGTCACCCGCGCGTGGCTGTGCGGCAGCGGCACCGGCCTCGTCCCCATCCGCCGCATTGACGGCCACACCGACGACCTGCCCACCCACTGGCCCGCACCGGACGATCCCGTCCTCGGCTGGCCGGACGGGGACTGA
- a CDS encoding chorismate-binding protein, with protein sequence MLSPAEVLRRVRAAGLPGAVLLESLGPVVAYGAQSFLSAAPVRVTPDLPDRPAGGAVFPAWLGGLKYEAARTFGLAAHAPRGEAMWWGEYPSGLVWDRAAGTLSVVGEPHLDWAALLGAPLPPEPTLSVGAFGADDVDYPAGVRAVQELIRAGEVYQVNLSRGVRAAAQGDPLAAYLRLRDVNPSPFMAFADLGSEVVVSCSPERLVRWAGDDLSARPIAGTRRRGDTPEEDAAFEAELRASPKEVAEHTMLVDLVRHDLGRVAAPGSVTVPDLMLVERYSHVMHLVSEVQARARTGVTLRDVLAATFPGGTITGAPKERVMEVTRDLEPGPRGWYTGGLGIVSGPLVDVNILIRTAAFTRTEGGWTVEVRAGGGTVIDADPACEAQETVHKAQALLSVLAGMPGRPAQPPQPPVPGTPWAPPPATSRTGARVLLLDNRDSFTWNLAHDLLALGAKVDVRGQHEGLEDLLGTNPDAVLVGPGPGTPDTSGVTLALTRACLDRRIPLLGVCLGHQALGQVLGGRVERAQPVHGRPEHARHDGTGLFRNVPPDAPFGRYHSLVVRGLPPELVTATSRDGEVMALAVPGVPAWGVQFHPESVLSPAGRTLLGNWLRLSQEWPQP encoded by the coding sequence ATGCTCAGTCCGGCGGAGGTGCTGCGGCGGGTGCGCGCGGCGGGCCTGCCGGGCGCAGTGCTGCTGGAATCGCTGGGTCCGGTCGTGGCGTACGGCGCGCAGTCGTTCCTGAGTGCCGCGCCGGTGCGGGTCACGCCCGACCTGCCGGACCGGCCCGCGGGCGGCGCGGTGTTCCCGGCGTGGCTGGGTGGCCTGAAGTACGAGGCGGCTCGGACCTTCGGGCTGGCCGCTCACGCGCCCCGGGGCGAGGCGATGTGGTGGGGCGAGTACCCGTCGGGCCTCGTGTGGGACCGCGCGGCGGGCACCCTGAGCGTGGTGGGCGAGCCGCACCTGGACTGGGCGGCGCTGCTGGGAGCGCCGCTGCCGCCCGAGCCGACCCTGAGCGTGGGGGCGTTCGGCGCGGACGACGTGGACTACCCGGCGGGCGTGCGGGCCGTGCAGGAGCTGATCCGCGCGGGCGAGGTGTATCAGGTGAACCTCTCGCGCGGCGTGCGGGCGGCCGCGCAGGGGGACCCGCTGGCCGCGTACCTGCGCCTGCGCGACGTGAACCCCAGTCCGTTCATGGCCTTCGCGGACCTGGGGTCGGAGGTCGTGGTGTCGTGCAGTCCGGAACGGCTGGTCCGCTGGGCCGGGGACGACCTGAGCGCGCGGCCCATCGCCGGGACCCGCCGACGCGGCGACACGCCCGAGGAGGACGCGGCGTTCGAGGCGGAACTGCGCGCCAGTCCGAAGGAGGTCGCGGAGCACACCATGCTGGTGGACCTCGTGCGGCACGACCTGGGTCGCGTGGCCGCGCCGGGCAGCGTGACCGTGCCGGACCTGATGCTCGTCGAGCGGTACAGCCACGTGATGCACCTCGTGTCCGAGGTCCAGGCCCGCGCGCGCACTGGGGTGACGCTGCGGGACGTGCTGGCCGCCACCTTCCCCGGCGGGACGATCACCGGCGCCCCGAAGGAGCGCGTGATGGAGGTCACCCGCGACCTCGAACCCGGCCCGCGCGGCTGGTACACCGGCGGGCTGGGCATCGTCAGCGGGCCGCTGGTGGACGTGAACATCCTGATCCGCACCGCCGCGTTCACCCGCACGGAGGGCGGCTGGACGGTGGAGGTCCGCGCGGGCGGCGGCACCGTCATCGACGCCGACCCTGCCTGCGAGGCACAGGAAACCGTGCACAAGGCGCAGGCGCTCCTGAGCGTCCTGGCGGGCATGCCGGGCCGCCCCGCGCAGCCGCCGCAGCCCCCGGTGCCCGGCACGCCCTGGGCGCCACCGCCCGCCACGTCCCGCACGGGCGCGCGGGTGCTGCTGCTGGACAACCGCGACTCGTTCACGTGGAACCTCGCGCACGACCTGCTCGCGCTGGGGGCAAAGGTGGACGTGCGCGGCCAGCACGAGGGCCTCGAGGACCTGCTCGGCACGAACCCCGACGCCGTGCTCGTCGGCCCCGGCCCCGGCACGCCCGACACCAGCGGGGTCACGCTGGCCCTGACCCGCGCGTGCCTGGACCGGCGCATTCCGCTGCTGGGCGTGTGCCTGGGGCATCAGGCGCTCGGGCAGGTGCTCGGCGGGCGGGTGGAACGCGCCCAGCCCGTCCATGGCCGACCCGAGCACGCCCGGCACGACGGCACCGGCCTCTTCCGGAACGTGCCGCCGGACGCGCCGTTCGGGCGGTATCACTCGCTGGTCGTGCGCGGCCTGCCCCCCGAACTGGTCACCGCGACCAGCCGGGACGGCGAGGTCATGGCCCTGGCCGTCCCCGGCGTTCCCGCGTGGGGCGTGCAGTTCCACCCGGAGAGCGTCCTGAGTCCAGCCGGCCGCACCCTGCTGGGCAACTGGCTGCGCCTGAGCCAGGAGTGGCCGCAGCCGTGA
- a CDS encoding M24 family metallopeptidase, with protein MAPNTAVNALQDGKRRQAQALLRDGEVWLIAARESGVRPEPALTLVAGVDVTWDSLFLLTRSEAVAIVGRFDADAVPPGWTVHGYDADLRALLRAEVTRLAARRVLLNISEDDPLCDGLTSGLERRVRGWLEPGPDLTGADLPDLEWDSAAPLLGQLRSVKTPEEHAAIREAVDLAEAHLREMAAAARPGWTERDVAAFLHGLCRRDGAEPSWGWDACPNVHIGPDSRPSHAPPGDHALRPGSLLHIDYGVRLNHGYCSDIQRVYRLPDGTPVPREVQAAFRACWNAIQAGADALRPGTPGHAVDAAARAALVAAGYPEYQHALGHGLGRATHDGGTLLGPRWPRYGQTVEGPVRADEVYTLELGVMVPGHGFIGLEEDVVVRDGQPQWLSDRQDDLKPLG; from the coding sequence ATGGCCCCCAACACGGCAGTGAACGCCCTTCAGGACGGCAAGCGGCGGCAGGCGCAGGCCCTGCTCCGGGACGGCGAGGTCTGGCTGATCGCCGCGCGCGAGTCCGGCGTGCGCCCGGAACCGGCCCTGACGCTCGTGGCGGGCGTGGACGTCACCTGGGACAGCCTCTTCCTGCTGACCCGCAGCGAGGCGGTGGCGATCGTGGGCCGCTTCGACGCGGACGCCGTGCCGCCCGGCTGGACCGTGCACGGCTACGACGCCGACCTGCGCGCCCTGCTGCGGGCCGAGGTGACGCGCCTGGCCGCGCGGCGGGTGCTGCTGAACATCAGCGAGGACGACCCGCTGTGCGACGGCCTGACGTCGGGCCTGGAACGCCGGGTGCGCGGCTGGCTGGAACCCGGCCCAGACCTGACTGGCGCGGACCTGCCCGATCTGGAGTGGGACAGCGCCGCGCCGTTGCTGGGCCAGCTCCGGTCCGTCAAGACGCCCGAGGAGCACGCCGCGATCCGGGAGGCGGTCGACCTGGCCGAGGCGCACCTGCGCGAGATGGCCGCCGCCGCCCGCCCCGGCTGGACGGAACGGGACGTCGCGGCGTTCCTGCACGGCCTGTGCCGCCGCGACGGCGCCGAGCCCTCCTGGGGCTGGGACGCCTGCCCGAACGTGCACATCGGCCCGGACAGCCGCCCCTCGCACGCGCCGCCCGGCGACCACGCCCTGCGCCCCGGATCGCTGCTGCACATCGACTACGGCGTGCGCCTGAACCACGGGTACTGCTCGGACATCCAGCGGGTGTACCGCCTGCCCGACGGCACCCCGGTGCCCAGGGAGGTGCAGGCCGCCTTCCGCGCCTGCTGGAACGCCATCCAGGCGGGGGCGGACGCCCTGCGCCCCGGCACGCCCGGTCACGCCGTGGACGCCGCCGCGCGCGCCGCGCTGGTCGCCGCCGGGTACCCCGAGTACCAGCACGCGCTGGGTCACGGCCTGGGCCGCGCCACGCACGACGGCGGCACCCTGCTGGGCCCCCGCTGGCCCCGCTACGGGCAGACCGTCGAGGGACCCGTCCGCGCGGACGAGGTGTACACCCTGGAACTGGGCGTCATGGTGCCCGGCCACGGCTTCATCGGACTGGAGGAGGACGTCGTGGTGCGTGACGGGCAGCCGCAGTGGCTGTCCGACCGGCAGGACGACTTGAAGCCCCTGGGCTGA
- a CDS encoding metallophosphoesterase — MTRQVLIIPDLHGRPDLLRAALHQYPDAHYLSLGDAIDRGPRSMPVVETLMDLHRAGRATLLMGNHERMMQEGVKYYRQYLGTHDLGDYRRAMEGFQWWMRAGGETVRAELGSLTLEKFPPLLEEYLGVLRRVVYVTADGEIHDHPPSHPSVLVSHAAPPVKHPQHPNPLSAALWLRPFEGPFPLPEGVTYSVHGHTPVPIPCRLGRHLYLDLGAYDTGRLAIAEVNVHGLPTVTVLCGRGDPTRGRKYARFGEPVPVRPVDLPGAPPR, encoded by the coding sequence TTGACCCGGCAGGTGCTGATCATCCCGGACCTGCATGGCCGACCCGACCTGCTGCGCGCCGCGCTGCACCAGTACCCGGACGCCCACTACCTGTCCCTGGGCGACGCGATCGACCGCGGGCCGCGCTCCATGCCGGTCGTGGAGACCCTGATGGACCTGCACCGCGCCGGGCGCGCCACGCTCCTGATGGGCAACCACGAACGCATGATGCAGGAGGGCGTGAAGTACTACCGCCAGTACCTCGGCACGCACGACCTCGGGGACTACCGCCGCGCCATGGAGGGCTTCCAGTGGTGGATGCGCGCCGGGGGCGAGACGGTCCGCGCCGAGCTGGGCAGCCTCACCCTGGAGAAGTTCCCGCCGCTGCTGGAGGAGTACCTGGGTGTCCTGCGGCGCGTCGTGTACGTCACCGCCGACGGCGAGATCCACGACCACCCGCCCAGCCACCCCAGCGTGCTCGTGTCGCACGCCGCGCCGCCCGTCAAGCACCCGCAGCACCCCAACCCGCTGTCGGCGGCGCTGTGGCTGCGGCCCTTCGAGGGGCCCTTCCCGCTGCCCGAGGGCGTCACGTACTCGGTGCACGGGCACACGCCCGTCCCGATCCCCTGCCGCCTGGGCCGCCACCTGTACCTGGACCTGGGCGCGTACGACACGGGACGGCTGGCGATCGCCGAGGTGAACGTGCACGGCCTGCCGACCGTGACAGTGCTGTGCGGGCGCGGTGATCCCACGCGGGGCCGCAAGTACGCCCGCTTCGGCGAGCCGGTCCCGGTCCGCCCGGTGGACCTGCCCGGCGCGCCCCCCCGGTAA
- a CDS encoding metallophosphoesterase has protein sequence MVTRRAVLRSLLGGGGALALGGGVGVAQGYRFGVTRHARALPGLRSPLRAAFLTDLHHGLFIGDGSVAAWVDAANDLRADVVLLGGDLLDARLNDVPPGLLRQLARLRAPLGTFSVWGNHDYGSFGRYASRHYGPVRADWAARRERFAGQLAGAGVTVLRDEGRSLRADLWVGGTDDLWFGQPDVTAALAGAGARATLLVTHNPDLLPALPRPAGLVLCGHTHGGQVRLPVVGALQVPSAFGQRYAMGWVTGAHDTPAYVSRGLGLSGLPVRNLCEPEIALFQLSPA, from the coding sequence ATGGTCACGAGGCGCGCGGTCCTGCGGTCCCTGCTCGGCGGGGGCGGCGCCCTGGCGCTGGGCGGCGGGGTGGGCGTGGCGCAGGGATACCGCTTCGGGGTGACCCGCCACGCCCGCGCCCTACCGGGGTTGCGCTCGCCGCTGCGCGCCGCGTTCCTGACGGACCTGCACCACGGGCTGTTCATCGGGGACGGCAGCGTGGCGGCGTGGGTGGACGCCGCGAACGACCTGCGCGCGGACGTGGTCCTGCTCGGGGGCGATCTGCTCGACGCTCGGCTGAACGACGTGCCGCCCGGGCTGCTGCGGCAGCTGGCGCGGCTGCGGGCGCCGCTGGGGACGTTCTCGGTGTGGGGCAACCACGACTACGGGAGTTTCGGACGGTACGCCAGCCGTCATTACGGCCCGGTCCGGGCGGACTGGGCGGCGCGCCGCGAACGCTTCGCGGGGCAGCTGGCAGGCGCGGGCGTGACGGTCCTGCGCGATGAGGGTCGGTCCCTGCGCGCCGACCTGTGGGTGGGCGGTACGGACGACCTGTGGTTCGGGCAGCCGGACGTGACGGCGGCGCTGGCGGGCGCGGGCGCGCGGGCGACGCTGCTCGTCACGCACAACCCGGATCTGCTGCCTGCGCTGCCGCGTCCGGCGGGACTGGTGCTGTGCGGGCACACGCACGGCGGACAGGTGAGGTTGCCGGTGGTCGGTGCGTTACAGGTTCCCAGTGCCTTCGGGCAGCGGTACGCGATGGGCTGGGTCACGGGCGCCCATGACACCCCTGCGTACGTGAGTCGGGGCCTGGGCCTGAGTGGCCTGCCCGTCCGGAACCTGTGTGAACCGGAGATCGCGCTGTTCCAGCTGTCGCCCGCCTGA